A region of Athene noctua chromosome 10, bAthNoc1.hap1.1, whole genome shotgun sequence DNA encodes the following proteins:
- the MANF gene encoding mesencephalic astrocyte-derived neurotrophic factor, translating into MRAAHGLWAALALLLLPAGSRALRDGECEVCVTFLGRFYQSLKDNDIEFTPASIEKELLKSCKEAKGKENRLCYYIGATSDAATKIINEVSKPMSHHIPVEKICEKLKKKDSQICELKYDKQIDLSTADLRKLRVKELRRILDDWGEACKGCAEKSDFIRRIHELMPKYAPRAAGARADL; encoded by the exons ATGCGGGCGGCCCACGGGCTCTGGGCGGCgctggccctgctcctgctgccggCCGGCAGCCGGGCCCTGCGCGACGGGGAGTGCGAGG TGTGTGTCACGTTCCTGGGAAGGTTCTACCAGAGTCTAAAGGACAACGACATTGAATTCACACCTGCCAGTATTGAAAAAGAGCTCTTGAAATCCTGCAAAgaagcaaaaggcaaagagaacCGCCTG tGCTATTACATTGGGGCCACAAGCGATGCAGCCACCAAAATCATTAACGAGGTATCAAAGCCGATGAGTCATCACATCCCCGTGGAAAAGATCTGTGAGAAACTAAAGAAGAAAGACAGTCAGATCTGTGAACTAAAATACG ACAAGCAGATCGACCTGAGCACCGCCGACCTGCGCAAGCTGCGCGTCAAGGAGCTGCGGCGGATCCTGGACGACTGGGGCGAGGCGTGCAAGGGCTGCGCCGAGAAGTCCGACTTCATCCGCAGGATCCACGAACTGATGCCCAAGTACGCGCCGCGGGCCGCCGGCGCCCGCGCGGACCTCTGA
- the RBM15B gene encoding putative RNA-binding protein 15B, with translation MKRGSERDSSPPGAGGGRAAAAKRPRERERESSSRRGPHRSSGASRSSRDKSTPGGGSGGGGGTTSGGSGGGGSSSRSHRGDERAGGGGGGDSNHRPAGSGSASGARGGSQAAPSSSSSSSSSSRALGVPKAKALPGAVVAPSLLLAGPPPGAAPSLLLAPLGGSAGLAGEPPGSCEYKTLLVSGLSAALPDQLLEDGLFRLFQRFAGGGAGDISVKLSHTPELGRVAYVNFRHPGDARDARRHARARQLLLYDRPLKVEPVYLRGGRRSRTPPPAPSPEPLGYLPPIHSTYQYKQRSLSPVTSPLLREPRPRHAHAAAAAFALEAAAIGLSRERERALDYYGLYDERGRPYSYPIVAEEDLMPEDDQRATRNLFIGNLDHNVSEVELRRAFEKYGIIEEVVIKRPARGQGGAYAFLKFQNLDMAHRAKVAMSGRVVGRNPIKIGYGKANPTTRLWVGGLGPSTSLAALAREFDRFGSIRTIDYVKGDSFAYIQYESLDAAQAACAQMRGFPLGGPERRLRVDFAKAEETRYPQQYQPAPLPMHYELLADGYSRHRSLEQDLRVRDRTPPHLLYSDRDRSFAEADWASPAKNAERRNNLESYSRSVRSRSGERWASDSDRGVPKPWEERRKRRSLSSDRGRTTHSPYEDRSRTKASGPALDRSPDRARKENHTTESGAEKEPSNSLQNNRHATEEKPHREASDAPQPKKRDSERNHRTGESESKTHEEPKSETKKLKNLSEYAQTLQLAWNGLLVLKNSCFPTSMHILEGDLGVINGLLKDHSSGGKLTQLKIAQRLRLDQPKLDEVTRRIKQGSPNGYAVLLATQSAPAGAGAEGTFPVVEPGLQRRLLRNLVSYLKQKQAAGVISLPVGGAKGRDSTGMLYAFPPCEFSQQYLQSALRTLGKLEEEHMVIVIVKDTA, from the coding sequence ATGAAGCGGGGCAGCGAACGGGACTCCAGCCCgccgggggctgggggaggccgcgccgccgccgccaagcGGCCCCGCGAACGCGAACGCGAGAGCAGCAGCCGGCGCGGCCCACACCGGAGCTCGGGCGCCTCCCGCAGCAGCCGGGACAAGTCCacgcccggcggcggcagcggcggaggcggcggcacCACCAGCGGCGGTAGCGGCGGAGGCGGCTCCAGCTCCCGCAGCCACCGCGGCGATGAgcgcgccggcggcggcggcggcggcgactcGAACCAccgcccggcggggagcggctcGGCCTCGGGCGCTCGCGGCGGCAGCCAGGCCGCcccctcgtcctcctcctcctcctcttcgtcGTCCCGGGCGCTCGGCGTGCCCAAGGCCAAGGCCCTGCCGGGTGCCGTGGTGGCCCCCTCGCTGCTGCtggccgggccgccgccgggcgccgcgcCCTCGCTGCTGCTGGCGCCGCTGGGGGGCTCGGCGGGCCTGGCCGGGGAGCCGCCCGGCTCCTGTGAGTACAAGACGCTGCTGGTGAGCGGGCTGAGCGCGGCCCTGCCCGACCAGCTGCTGGAGGACGGCCTGTTCCGCCTCTTCCAGCGCTTcgcgggggggggcgccggggacATCAGTGTCAAACTCTCCCACACGCCCGAGCTCGGCCGCGTTGCCTACGTCAACTTCCGACACCCCGGGGATGCCCGCGACGCCCGCCGGCACGCCCGGGCTCGGCAGCTGCTTCTCTACGATCGGCCCCTCAAGGTGGAGCCGGTATATCTGCGCgggggccggaggagccgcacgccgccccccgcgccctcTCCGGAGCCCCTGGGGTACCTGCCACCCATCCACAGCACCTACCAGTACAAGCAGAGATCGCTCTCTCCAGTCACCAGCCCCTTGCTGCGGGAGCCGCGGCCCAGGCACGCTCACGCTGCCGCCGCTGCCTTCGCTTTGGAAGCAGCTGCCATCGGGCTCTCCCGGGAGCGGGAGAGGGCCCTGGATTACTACGGGCTGTACGACGAGCGCGGCCGCCCTTACAGTTACCCTATTGTGGCTGAGGAAGATCTGATGCCAGAGGACGATCAGAGAGCGACCCGCAATCTCTTCATTGGCAACCTGGACCACAATGTCTCAGAGGTGGAGCTGAGACGTGCCTTTGAGAAGTATGGCATCATTGAAGAAGTGGTGATCAAGCGCCCTGCCCGGGGCCAAGGCGGGGCTTACGCTTTCCTCAAGTTCCAAAACTTGGACATGGCACATCGGGCCAAGGTCGCCATGTCGGGCCGTGTTGTCGGCAGGAACCCTATCAAAATTGGCTACGGGAAAGCCAACCCTACTACCAGGCTCTGGGTGGGTGGTCTTGGTCCAAGTACTTCCTTGGCTGCCCTGGCGAGAGAGTTCGACCGCTTCGGCAGCATCAGGACTATTGACTACGTGAAGGGAGACAGCTTTGCTTATATCCAGTATGAAAGCTTGGATGCTGCCCAGGCTGCCTGCGCCCAGATGAGGGGCTTTCCTTTGGGCGGGCCGGAGAGGAGACTCCGAGTGGATTTTGccaaagcagaagaaacaagATACCCACAGCAGTACCAGCCTGCACCGCTCCCCATGCACTATGAACTGCTAGCTGATGGGTACAGCAGACACAGAAGCCTAGAGCAAGACTTGAGGGTGCGAGATAGGACTCCTCCGCATCTCCTGTACTCGGACAGAGACAGGAGCTTTGCAGAGGCAGACTGGGCCAGCCCTGCCAAAAACGCTGAACGCCGAAACAACTTGGAAAGCTACAGCCGATCGGTGCGTAGCCGGAGCGGAGAGCGCTGGGCCAGTGACAGCGATCGCGGCGTGCCCAAACCGTGGGAAGAGAGGCGGAAACGCCGGAGTCTTTCCAGTGACCGCGGGAGGACTACTCACTCGCCTTACGAGGACAGAAGCAGGACAAAGGCCAGTGGGCCAGCTTTAGACCGCAGCCCAGACCGGGCTCGCAAAGAGAATCACACTACAGAATCCGGAGCCGAGAAAGAGCCGAGTAACTCCCTGCAGAACAATCGTCATGCAACTGAGGAGAAACCCCATCGTGAGGCATCCGATGCTCCCCAGCCTAAAAAAAGGGACAGCGAACGCAATCATCGAACTGGTGAATCAGAATCAAAAACTCACGAGGAGCCAAAATCTGAGACCAAAAAGCTAAAGAATTTATCAGAATATGCTCAGACGCTGCAACTTGCTTGGAATGGGCTTCTTGTGCTAAAAAACAGCTGCTTCCCCACCTCTATGCACATCCTGGAGGGAGACCTCGGTGTCATCAACGGACTCCTTAAAGACCATTCATCTGGCGGGAAGTTAACGCAGCTCAAAATCGCTCAGAGACTTCGGCTCGACCAGCCCAAGCTGGATGAAGTAACTCGCCGTATCAAACAAGGCAGCCCCAACGGCTACGCTGTGCTCCTGGCGACCCAATCCGCCccggcaggggcaggggctgaggggacCTTCCCTGTTGTAGAGCCTGGCTTGCAGCGACGGCTTCTCAGGAATCTGGTCTCCTACTTGAAACAGAAGCAGGCTGCTGGGGTTATCAGCCTGCCCGTGGGAGGGGCGAAGGGCAGAGACAGCACAGGCATGCTTTACGCGTTCCCTCCTTGTGAATTCTCTCAGCAGTACCTCCAGTCAGCACTAAGGACATTGGGAAAGTTAGAAGAAGAACATATGGTGATAGTTATAGTCAAAGACACTGCCTAG